The following coding sequences lie in one Candidatus Nitrospira allomarina genomic window:
- a CDS encoding SulP family inorganic anion transporter: MEKPQNGVRGLKHWRYDLMAGLQVALIGLPLSLGIAVASGAPPITGVISAIIAGVIFPFLGGAYVTISGPAAGLAPALLAGMITLGHGDLTVGYPLLLVAICLTGVVQFLLSLFRAGRFALYFPISVVEGMLSAIGMLIIIKQIPQLLGDQLPPVKSIPEAILAIPHDIHEMNLEIFLVGGLSLALLFSLSSRKERWARLIPAPLLLTSLGGIASWFLQLPQEYLVHVPLDIFQHGIHFPHFSEAWQNQDLWMAFVITIITLTLIDGTESLATIAAVDKIDPFHRKSDPNVTLRAMGISNILSSLAGGLTIIPGGVKSTTNIMAGGRTLWANFYYACCLALILWFGTKLINFIPLTVLAALLIWIGWQLCAPKVFWKIFAIGKEQLLIAVVTVVVTLYTSDLLEGVALGMLTKIIVLCGDLIRNSAKETQAKNSFLKRSTSLLSAALVELFSNPVIRIGDGRGSRERYSIMTVATDAIRGTVEEMKNPYKIYLSSVTCMNLMKLDKVLHETLVVPSNSKADFLIILAGRIIDHTSMEYLYHFQDQCIEAGNTCSIVGMDHFRSFSDHVLAYRVNPPRSLMAFA, translated from the coding sequence ATGGAAAAACCCCAGAACGGGGTGCGAGGGCTAAAACATTGGCGCTACGATCTCATGGCTGGCCTACAAGTCGCACTCATCGGGCTCCCACTCTCGCTGGGAATCGCGGTCGCATCGGGCGCACCGCCCATTACCGGTGTGATTTCCGCCATTATCGCCGGAGTCATCTTTCCCTTCCTTGGTGGAGCCTATGTGACGATCAGCGGACCGGCTGCCGGTCTTGCCCCAGCACTGTTGGCCGGAATGATTACTCTCGGCCATGGAGACTTAACTGTGGGATATCCGCTCTTACTGGTGGCGATTTGTCTGACCGGTGTGGTGCAGTTTTTGTTGAGTCTCTTTCGTGCAGGGAGATTCGCCCTTTACTTTCCCATCTCGGTAGTCGAAGGCATGTTGAGTGCCATCGGCATGCTGATTATCATCAAACAAATTCCGCAACTCCTGGGAGACCAGTTGCCGCCCGTCAAATCCATTCCAGAGGCTATTCTCGCAATTCCTCACGATATCCATGAGATGAATCTGGAGATCTTTCTCGTCGGCGGTCTCTCCTTGGCCTTGCTCTTTTCTCTTTCCAGTCGAAAAGAACGGTGGGCCAGGCTCATCCCGGCTCCTCTCCTTCTCACCAGTCTAGGCGGCATCGCCAGTTGGTTCCTGCAACTCCCGCAAGAATATCTGGTCCATGTCCCTCTGGATATTTTCCAACATGGCATTCACTTTCCTCATTTTTCTGAGGCCTGGCAAAATCAGGATTTATGGATGGCGTTCGTGATCACGATTATCACGCTCACCCTTATCGATGGTACCGAGTCGCTGGCCACAATCGCTGCGGTCGATAAGATTGATCCCTTTCATAGAAAATCAGATCCCAACGTGACCCTGCGGGCCATGGGCATCTCCAACATCCTCTCAAGCTTGGCTGGCGGTCTGACGATCATCCCCGGCGGAGTGAAAAGCACAACCAATATCATGGCCGGAGGAAGAACCCTCTGGGCCAACTTTTATTATGCCTGCTGCCTCGCGCTTATTTTGTGGTTCGGGACAAAGCTTATCAATTTCATTCCGCTTACCGTTCTGGCAGCTTTGCTCATCTGGATTGGATGGCAACTATGTGCGCCAAAGGTCTTTTGGAAGATCTTCGCAATCGGCAAGGAACAACTGTTGATCGCTGTGGTCACCGTCGTGGTCACCCTATACACCTCGGACCTGTTAGAAGGCGTCGCGCTTGGCATGCTGACGAAGATCATCGTGCTCTGTGGTGACCTTATACGGAACTCGGCCAAGGAAACTCAGGCCAAAAACTCTTTCCTCAAACGGTCGACCAGCCTACTATCGGCTGCACTCGTAGAATTGTTCAGCAATCCGGTTATCCGAATTGGAGACGGCCGCGGCTCTCGTGAACGGTACAGCATCATGACCGTTGCCACCGACGCGATACGAGGCACTGTCGAAGAGATGAAAAACCCGTATAAAATATACCTGTCTTCGGTCACCTGCATGAACCTGATGAAACTCGACAAGGTGCTCCACGAAACGCTCGTCGTTCCTTCAAACTCCAAAGCCGACTTTTTGATCATTTTGGCAGGAAGGATTATCGACCACACTTCGATGGAGTATTTATATCATTTCCAGGACCAATGTATTGAGGCGGGCAATACCTGCTCCATCGTCGGGATGGATCACTTTCGCTCATTTTCGGACCACGTGTTGGCTTACCGCGTGAATCCTCCACGAAGTCTCATGGCATTCGCGTAA
- a CDS encoding putative signal transducing protein, with translation MKKLYVSQSLIDVESRKELLDQAQIPSTIKNQRSAMLGGEVPFVEVFPELWVLKDEDFDRANTLIKDWERAKPLETTKWTCSGCGELHQKEFTACWKCGLERR, from the coding sequence ATGAAAAAACTGTACGTTTCCCAAAGCCTCATCGACGTGGAATCCCGAAAGGAACTGTTGGATCAGGCCCAGATACCGTCCACGATTAAAAATCAACGCTCAGCGATGTTGGGAGGGGAAGTGCCGTTTGTTGAAGTTTTCCCGGAATTGTGGGTGCTGAAGGACGAGGATTTTGACCGGGCCAACACTCTAATCAAAGACTGGGAGCGCGCCAAACCTCTTGAAACAACGAAATGGACCTGCTCCGGATGCGGGGAATTGCATCAAAAAGAATTCACCGCATGCTGGAAGTGCGGGCTGGAAAGACGGTAA
- a CDS encoding phage tail sheath family protein, with amino-acid sequence MKKFHSTPGASIHKPSLLPPAIKSASTSTAAIIGSFPKGSMTSPQQVRTWEAFEKKYGGLETEALFSLCIKQFFDNEGKAIWVVRIGTRQIKAASPFLEGLSLLNRVGDFNILFIPQTEQLPDTHAIKVMHAAIALVAKHRAMYVLDVPQRDAPRQTVRALTTWLNQQSGIHHPNVAMYVPRVQVHPSLKKAPLHIPASGAMAGVLARTDQQRGVWKAPAGTEAILHGVQGIEQTLTQPEMGQLTQSGINPIRQTSPSQVVAWGARTLSSNREWQYLSVRRLALFLESSIQQGLGWVVDEPNDQTLWAHIRQTIDVFLQSLFRQGAFQGQKAQEAYFVKCGPDTISSADQNAGSVNIMIGFAPLKPAEFIILTIQQKAKSVRQA; translated from the coding sequence ATGAAAAAATTTCACTCGACTCCTGGCGCATCTATCCACAAACCGTCGCTTCTCCCTCCCGCAATTAAATCGGCCTCCACCTCAACTGCGGCCATCATCGGCTCATTTCCCAAGGGGTCGATGACGTCTCCACAACAGGTCCGGACATGGGAAGCATTTGAAAAAAAATATGGGGGACTTGAAACAGAGGCCCTTTTCTCCCTTTGCATCAAACAATTTTTTGACAATGAAGGAAAAGCCATTTGGGTGGTACGCATTGGAACAAGACAGATCAAAGCCGCGTCTCCCTTTCTGGAAGGCCTTTCTCTCCTCAACCGCGTAGGGGATTTCAATATTTTGTTCATTCCTCAAACCGAACAACTCCCGGATACCCATGCGATCAAAGTCATGCACGCAGCGATTGCTCTTGTTGCCAAGCACCGTGCGATGTATGTCCTGGATGTCCCTCAACGCGATGCCCCCCGACAAACGGTCAGGGCTCTGACCACCTGGTTAAATCAGCAATCAGGAATTCACCATCCAAATGTGGCCATGTACGTTCCACGTGTCCAAGTCCATCCGTCCCTTAAGAAGGCACCCCTGCACATCCCCGCCAGCGGAGCCATGGCTGGGGTATTAGCCAGGACCGATCAACAACGAGGAGTATGGAAAGCCCCCGCAGGAACGGAGGCCATCCTTCATGGCGTTCAGGGTATCGAGCAGACACTGACGCAACCGGAAATGGGACAACTCACTCAATCGGGGATCAATCCAATTCGACAAACCTCTCCGTCACAGGTTGTCGCCTGGGGTGCACGAACCCTTTCATCCAACAGAGAGTGGCAGTATCTTTCCGTCCGGCGTCTGGCCTTGTTTCTGGAATCAAGCATACAACAGGGATTAGGGTGGGTAGTAGATGAACCGAACGACCAAACCCTTTGGGCTCACATTCGTCAAACGATTGATGTGTTTCTCCAATCCCTCTTTCGGCAGGGGGCCTTCCAAGGACAAAAAGCCCAGGAGGCCTACTTTGTCAAATGTGGACCGGATACCATTTCATCCGCTGACCAGAATGCCGGGAGCGTCAACATCATGATCGGGTTCGCTCCCCTCAAACCAGCTGAATTCATTATTCTTACAATCCAACAGAAAGCCAAATCTGTCCGCCAAGCGTGA